Proteins from a single region of Companilactobacillus farciminis KCTC 3681 = DSM 20184:
- a CDS encoding XTP/dITP diphosphatase: MKEIIIATKNPGKAREFKRVFDDQEFTLKTLLDFPDFPEIRETGTTFKENATIKAHAVMERFNLPVIADDSGLEVRALYGQPGVYSARYAGDHNDAANNAKLLSELGGVPKEKRDARFVSTLVFANPKNEEDLVVEGEVKGIIAQFPQGDDGFGYDPLFYLPELGKTMAELSVDEKNQISHRGNAIKKLEKQWQDWINW; encoded by the coding sequence ATGAAAGAAATAATCATCGCCACTAAAAATCCGGGGAAGGCTCGTGAATTTAAACGAGTTTTTGATGACCAAGAGTTTACTTTGAAGACTTTATTAGATTTTCCTGATTTTCCAGAAATTAGAGAGACGGGAACTACTTTTAAGGAAAATGCTACGATTAAGGCACATGCTGTCATGGAACGCTTTAATTTGCCTGTGATTGCTGATGATTCCGGATTGGAAGTCAGAGCCTTATATGGTCAACCAGGCGTTTATTCAGCTCGTTACGCTGGAGATCACAATGATGCAGCTAACAATGCTAAGTTGTTGAGCGAATTAGGTGGTGTTCCCAAGGAAAAAAGGGATGCGCGCTTTGTTTCTACGTTAGTTTTTGCTAATCCTAAGAATGAAGAAGACTTAGTCGTTGAAGGTGAAGTCAAAGGTATCATCGCCCAATTTCCACAAGGAGACGACGGTTTTGGCTATGATCCATTGTTTTATTTACCAGAGTTAGGTAAGACGATGGCTGAATTGTCAGTTGATGAAAAGAATCAAATCAGTCACCGTGGCAATGCTATTAAAAAGCTCGAAAAACAGTGGCAAGATTGGATCAATTGGTAA
- the murI gene encoding glutamate racemase, whose amino-acid sequence MSDQRPIGVLDSGLGGLTVVQEVIRQLPNESIIFIGDEARMPYGVKTHEQIISYTREMVQYLISQNVKMIIYGCNTATAQALDAMEKEFTIPMIGVIKPGSEAATNVTKTNHIGIIGTQSTINSKSYNETIKNLDPKADVLGIAAQKFVSIVESDSANTKQAKENIETTLKPFKDSDYDTLVLGCTHFPMLKEQISDYLPDIKLVDPALKTVERAEKYLTDNNLLTDSKNRVLQLHATANIEEFSKLAKRWLDVKIDEINLVDLEDAVAIGGKNERNNHRH is encoded by the coding sequence ATGAGTGATCAAAGACCAATTGGAGTATTAGATTCCGGCTTGGGTGGCTTAACTGTTGTCCAAGAAGTGATTCGCCAGTTGCCAAATGAAAGTATTATTTTTATTGGTGACGAGGCTAGAATGCCTTACGGAGTGAAGACTCATGAACAAATCATATCCTATACTCGAGAAATGGTACAGTATTTAATCAGTCAAAATGTCAAGATGATCATTTACGGCTGCAATACTGCCACAGCCCAAGCTCTGGATGCTATGGAAAAAGAATTTACGATTCCCATGATCGGTGTGATCAAACCTGGCTCTGAAGCTGCTACTAATGTTACTAAAACTAATCATATTGGAATTATTGGTACACAATCAACTATTAATTCAAAGAGTTACAATGAAACTATCAAGAACCTTGATCCTAAGGCTGATGTTTTAGGCATTGCTGCTCAAAAATTTGTCAGTATCGTTGAATCAGATTCTGCTAATACTAAACAAGCTAAAGAAAATATCGAAACGACTTTGAAACCTTTTAAAGATAGCGACTATGACACTTTAGTTTTGGGATGCACGCATTTTCCAATGCTAAAAGAACAAATCAGTGATTATTTGCCCGACATCAAATTAGTTGATCCGGCATTGAAAACTGTCGAGCGAGCTGAGAAATATTTAACAGATAATAATCTTTTAACTGATAGTAAAAATCGTGTTTTGCAGTTACACGCAACTGCGAATATTGAGGAATTTTCAAAACTTGCCAAACGTTGGTTAGATGTGAAGATCGATGAGATAAACTTAGTCGATTTAGAAGATGCAGTCGCAATTGGAGGAAAAAATGAAAGAAATAATCATCGCCACTAA
- a CDS encoding DUF2507 domain-containing protein, with translation MSAKSKDINESTSTEAPQKNEDTLTENYFAVSVLRDFILPDLLDKDTVELLYWAGKNLSRQLILDMDSLPELFQKAGFGKLEISKQTPKSYIYTLTGPEVVQRFDTNNDDPEFSLETGIIAETVEKTIAAYCLGTYTVNSKAKSVSIKIQIDRN, from the coding sequence ATGTCTGCAAAATCTAAAGATATTAATGAATCAACATCAACAGAAGCTCCACAAAAAAATGAAGATACTCTAACAGAAAATTACTTTGCCGTTTCAGTTCTTCGCGATTTCATTCTTCCCGACCTTCTTGATAAAGATACTGTTGAACTACTATACTGGGCTGGAAAAAATCTCAGTCGACAATTAATTCTCGATATGGATAGTTTACCAGAACTATTTCAAAAAGCTGGCTTTGGTAAGTTAGAAATTTCTAAACAAACACCAAAGAGCTATATTTATACTTTAACTGGTCCAGAAGTCGTTCAACGTTTTGATACTAATAACGATGATCCAGAATTTTCACTGGAAACAGGGATAATTGCTGAAACTGTTGAAAAAACAATCGCAGCTTATTGTTTGGGAACATATACTGTAAACAGTAAAGCCAAAAGCGTTTCAATTAAGATACAAATTGATCGAAACTAA
- the trxA gene encoding thioredoxin, whose product MVDEVTDKDFEEETKDGVVLVDFWATWCGPCRMQSPVVDELSEDDDSVKFLKMDVDANPDTPKKFGIMAIPTLLIKKDGKVVETLTGFHNKAQLTKILDGYSD is encoded by the coding sequence ATGGTTGATGAAGTAACTGATAAAGATTTTGAAGAAGAAACAAAAGACGGTGTCGTCTTAGTAGACTTTTGGGCAACATGGTGTGGTCCATGTCGTATGCAATCACCTGTTGTTGACGAATTATCAGAAGATGATGATTCAGTTAAGTTTTTGAAGATGGATGTTGATGCTAATCCTGATACACCTAAGAAGTTCGGGATTATGGCTATTCCAACCTTGTTGATCAAAAAAGATGGCAAAGTTGTTGAAACATTGACTGGCTTCCATAATAAAGCTCAACTTACAAAGATTTTAGACGGATATTCAGACTAA
- a CDS encoding endonuclease MutS2 — translation MNNKALKVLEFDKIKAEIAKYLITTRGKTLLKKLMPMSVESIVQRLIDQTKDGADIIRIKGEIPVRKLADLHDQANRLKKDGNLNGTELSQIGQVLQNTSELKEFFEDLKDEQLDLRQLYDLNDNLIDNPELTKHLARSLDDTGRVLDTASEDLKYIRNQITRLNDQIRHTMEQYTRGKNTKYLTENLVTLRDDRFVIPVKTEYKTKFGGVVHDQSASGQTLYIEPQAVVGMNNQLHEAQVSEKAEEIRILNKLSDLVRPQIDEILENNEVLAQFDLINAKAKYAKEIKATEPIISKDHIVDLHDAKHPLIDPDKVVANDIKMGEGYKTMLITGPNTGGKTITMKTLGLIQLMAQAGLFIPAHEESEIAVFDEVFVDIGDEQSIEQNLSTFSSHMDNIINIIRKVSEHSLVLIDELGAGTDPQEGAAIAIAILEKLAQSHCFIMATTHYPELKIFAYNTPETINASMEFDEKSLKPTYRLLIGIPGASNAFNIAARLGMDKGVVNRGQALMDGESQDLNNMIADLENRRKEFEQKNDQLKVQLAKNKDVQKDYEKKSDALDKSKNSEIQAAKVRANQIVSKARKESDKIIEKLHKLEQDGVAVKEDQIIAAKTGLKNLHQDEAVKKNRVLRRNKRRQQLKVGDTVKSLQYDQIGTIVRKNKNNEFEVQLGILKMKFGADELEKVQNQEPEPEKKPTMVKRTKSTGLSSKLDLRGKRYEEAMAELDQYIDSALLAGYNQVTIVHGFGTGVIRKGVTKYLQRNPHVKSFGYAPASSGGSGATIVDL, via the coding sequence ATGAATAATAAAGCTTTGAAAGTATTGGAATTTGACAAAATCAAAGCTGAGATTGCCAAATATCTAATCACGACACGTGGGAAAACTCTCTTAAAGAAATTAATGCCGATGTCAGTCGAATCCATCGTTCAAAGATTGATTGACCAAACTAAAGATGGTGCTGACATTATTCGGATTAAGGGTGAGATCCCAGTTAGAAAATTGGCTGATTTGCACGATCAAGCCAATCGTCTGAAAAAAGACGGTAATTTAAATGGAACTGAACTTTCTCAAATTGGGCAAGTTCTCCAGAATACTAGTGAATTAAAAGAATTCTTTGAAGATTTAAAAGATGAACAACTAGATTTGCGTCAGTTATACGACTTGAATGACAACTTGATCGACAATCCCGAATTAACTAAACATTTGGCCCGTTCACTTGATGATACTGGACGAGTTTTGGATACTGCTTCAGAAGACTTGAAGTACATTCGTAACCAAATCACCCGTTTGAATGACCAAATTCGTCACACTATGGAACAATACACTCGTGGCAAGAATACTAAGTATTTGACTGAGAATTTGGTAACTTTGCGTGATGACCGTTTCGTTATTCCTGTAAAGACTGAATATAAGACGAAATTCGGTGGCGTTGTTCACGACCAAAGTGCCAGTGGGCAGACGCTTTATATCGAACCACAAGCTGTCGTAGGGATGAACAATCAACTTCACGAAGCTCAAGTTTCTGAAAAGGCCGAAGAGATTAGAATTTTAAATAAATTGTCCGATCTAGTTCGTCCACAAATTGATGAGATCCTAGAAAATAATGAAGTATTGGCTCAATTTGATTTGATCAATGCTAAAGCTAAGTATGCTAAAGAAATTAAAGCCACTGAGCCAATTATTTCCAAAGACCATATAGTTGACCTACACGATGCAAAACACCCGCTAATCGACCCAGATAAGGTTGTAGCTAATGATATTAAGATGGGTGAAGGTTATAAGACGATGTTGATCACTGGTCCGAATACTGGTGGTAAAACTATCACGATGAAAACATTAGGTTTGATTCAATTGATGGCTCAAGCCGGATTGTTTATTCCCGCCCATGAAGAGAGTGAAATTGCTGTCTTTGACGAAGTTTTCGTTGATATCGGTGATGAACAATCAATTGAACAAAACTTGAGTACTTTCTCGTCACATATGGATAACATCATTAATATTATTCGTAAAGTGTCAGAACATAGTTTGGTTTTGATCGATGAATTAGGTGCCGGAACTGATCCTCAAGAAGGTGCTGCGATTGCGATTGCCATTCTTGAGAAATTAGCTCAATCGCACTGTTTTATCATGGCAACGACTCACTATCCAGAATTGAAGATCTTTGCTTACAATACCCCAGAAACTATCAACGCCAGTATGGAATTTGATGAGAAGTCATTGAAGCCAACTTATCGTCTGTTGATTGGAATCCCTGGTGCAAGTAATGCCTTTAATATCGCCGCTCGTTTGGGGATGGACAAGGGTGTCGTTAACCGTGGACAAGCTTTGATGGATGGTGAAAGTCAAGACCTTAACAATATGATTGCTGATCTTGAGAATCGTCGTAAAGAGTTTGAGCAAAAGAACGACCAATTAAAAGTTCAACTAGCTAAGAACAAAGACGTGCAAAAGGATTACGAAAAGAAGAGCGACGCTTTAGACAAGTCGAAGAATTCTGAAATTCAAGCCGCTAAAGTTCGAGCTAATCAAATCGTTTCTAAGGCTCGTAAAGAATCGGACAAAATCATTGAAAAATTGCACAAACTAGAGCAAGATGGTGTGGCTGTTAAGGAAGACCAAATTATCGCTGCTAAAACTGGTTTGAAGAATTTGCATCAAGATGAAGCCGTTAAAAAGAATCGAGTATTGCGTCGTAACAAGCGTCGTCAACAATTAAAAGTCGGCGATACAGTCAAATCATTGCAATATGACCAAATCGGTACGATTGTTCGTAAGAATAAAAACAATGAATTTGAAGTTCAACTCGGTATTTTGAAGATGAAGTTTGGTGCTGATGAACTAGAAAAAGTTCAAAACCAAGAGCCAGAACCAGAGAAGAAACCAACCATGGTCAAGAGAACAAAGAGTACTGGACTTTCCAGTAAACTAGATCTTCGTGGCAAACGTTATGAAGAAGCAATGGCAGAGTTGGATCAATATATCGATTCTGCATTATTAGCTGGCTATAACCAAGTTACAATCGTGCATGGTTTTGGAACTGGCGTTATTAGAAAAGGAGTTACTAAGTACTTGCAACGCAATCCACATGTGAAGTCATTTGGATATGCTCCGGCAAGTTCTGGTGGTTCTGGAGCGACAATTGTTGACCTATAA
- a CDS encoding CvpA family protein, with protein sequence MLSLLLILLLIYGFYIGARRGLAMEAFYGIGYVLFFALALVSFKALGPKFEMLVPYPSANLGSEFAFFSTKVGMELDNAFYRAFAFIFVCFIGWIIVRFAGLYFKRLTYFPMYNDINILSGGIIAFVVTYVAIFMVLLMMAMVPVSGIQHALEHSFIASTMIKSTPVLTNLLSHLWIGAI encoded by the coding sequence ATGCTGAGTCTGTTACTTATTTTACTTTTGATATATGGTTTTTATATTGGCGCTCGCCGAGGACTTGCCATGGAGGCATTTTACGGAATCGGATATGTACTATTCTTTGCTTTGGCTTTAGTGTCTTTTAAGGCACTGGGCCCTAAATTTGAAATGTTAGTACCATATCCTTCTGCTAACTTGGGTAGTGAGTTTGCCTTTTTCTCAACAAAAGTTGGTATGGAATTGGATAATGCATTTTACCGCGCTTTTGCTTTTATTTTTGTATGTTTCATTGGTTGGATCATCGTTAGATTCGCTGGACTTTATTTCAAGCGTCTGACATATTTTCCAATGTACAATGACATCAATATTCTAAGCGGAGGTATCATCGCCTTTGTCGTTACTTACGTGGCCATTTTTATGGTCTTGTTAATGATGGCAATGGTGCCTGTGAGCGGTATTCAACATGCTTTGGAACATTCATTTATAGCTTCAACGATGATTAAGAGTACGCCGGTTTTGACGAACTTGCTTAGTCATTTATGGATTGGAGCTATCTAA
- a CDS encoding DUF1292 domain-containing protein, translating into MSEKQPPKDLDEVILSDDQGNEEVYKILFTFESDDYGKSYVFLYPKASEDDEEIEIQAFSFTPDENGDVDAGDLDPIEDPEEWDMVQEVLNTFTSDVDQ; encoded by the coding sequence ATGAGTGAAAAACAACCACCAAAAGATTTAGACGAAGTTATTTTAAGTGATGACCAAGGTAACGAAGAAGTTTACAAAATTCTTTTTACTTTTGAATCAGACGACTATGGTAAGTCATATGTATTCCTATATCCTAAGGCTAGTGAAGATGATGAAGAAATTGAAATTCAAGCATTTTCATTCACACCTGACGAAAATGGTGATGTCGATGCTGGAGATTTAGATCCAATCGAAGATCCAGAGGAATGGGACATGGTTCAAGAAGTTTTGAACACCTTCACAAGTGACGTGGATCAATAA
- the ruvX gene encoding Holliday junction resolvase RuvX has product MRLLGLDVGSRTVGVACSDLLGWTAQGVEIIRINEDKEEFGLDRLGEIIKEKQPTGVVLGLPKNMNNTEGPRVEKSREYGKMVEDRFHLPIDFIDERLTTVQAERMLIDEADVSRKKRKKVIDKIAAEMILQNYLDAKGKLTRN; this is encoded by the coding sequence ATGAGATTATTAGGTTTAGATGTTGGTTCGAGAACTGTCGGTGTTGCTTGCAGCGATTTATTGGGATGGACTGCTCAAGGGGTAGAGATCATCCGTATCAATGAGGATAAAGAGGAATTTGGCTTAGATCGATTAGGCGAAATTATCAAAGAAAAGCAACCTACAGGAGTTGTATTAGGCTTGCCCAAAAACATGAATAATACTGAAGGGCCTAGAGTAGAAAAATCTCGCGAGTACGGCAAGATGGTCGAAGACAGATTTCATTTACCAATTGATTTCATCGATGAGCGTCTGACAACTGTTCAAGCTGAGAGAATGTTAATTGATGAGGCCGATGTGTCTCGTAAAAAACGAAAGAAAGTTATCGATAAGATTGCCGCCGAGATGATTTTACAAAATTATCTTGATGCTAAAGGTAAACTAACACGAAATTAA
- a CDS encoding IreB family regulatory phosphoprotein: MSSLDKTMSFDFNENKGKDVKETLQSVYQSLEEKGYNPINQIVGYLLSGDPAYIPRHNDARNLILKHERDEIIEELVKSYLNQGK; this comes from the coding sequence ATGAGTTCACTTGATAAAACTATGAGTTTCGATTTTAATGAAAACAAGGGCAAAGATGTCAAAGAAACGCTGCAAAGTGTTTACCAATCACTAGAAGAAAAGGGATATAACCCAATTAACCAAATCGTTGGATACCTACTTTCTGGTGATCCAGCTTATATTCCAAGACATAACGATGCTCGTAATTTGATTTTGAAGCATGAAAGAGACGAGATAATTGAAGAATTAGTCAAAAGTTATCTCAATCAAGGTAAATAA
- the alaS gene encoding alanine--tRNA ligase → MKNLSSAEIRKMFLDFFQSKGHMIEPSASLVPHDDPTLLWINSGVATLKKYFDGTVVPKNPRITNAQKCIRTNDIENVGKTARHQTFFEMLGNFSVGDYFKKEVIPWAFEFLTSPDWIGMDVNKMYVTTYPKDTETQKLWAEVGIPQDHILKAEDNFWDIGEGPCGPDSEIFYDRGQEFNNLSEDDPENYPGGENERYLEVWNIVFSELNHLPNGQYVEQPHKNIDTGMGLERLVSIIQGTKTNFETDLFMPLIEDVGQISGKKYGEDAENDISFKIIADHARTVSFAIGDGALPSNEGRGYVIRRLIRRAVLNGKKLGINGPFLYRLTPIVGKIMESYYPEVSQQQEFISKTIQQEEKRFSETLDAGLALLNGVIADLRKNNETVIDGANAFKLYDTYGFPMELTREYANDEGLSVDEAGFKENMEAQKQRAREARGNLQSMGMQDETLMEIKTPSEFIGYDHNETQSTLKNIIVSDKEVKSATEGQAQLVFDTTPFYAEMGGQVADAGNIYDLKGNQVAEVVDVQHAPNGQNIHLVNIMSEIDVDTEYQLKIDTDFREKVRHNHTATHLLDQALRDVVSSRTHQAGSLVEPDYLRFDFNSNAALTPEQISELEKIVNEKIWAAIPVKTEVLPIEEAKKKKGAIALFSEKYGDTVRVVEIDDYSTEFCGGTHARNTSELGLFKITSESAIGSGTRRIEAVTGEEAFEYLNEQLQTLQETAKNMKVNQLKDAPSRAIQMADEIKALKRDNQNLKTQLTNQKSAEVFDNVEEINGYKVISNIVPADMSALRQLADKWKNDNSSDILVLGASGDNKASLVVAVNKAAQDKGVKAGDLIKKISKEIQGGGGGRPDMAQAGGKNPAGLTNALQLAKDIIKSL, encoded by the coding sequence ATGAAGAATTTATCAAGTGCTGAAATAAGAAAAATGTTTTTAGACTTTTTCCAATCAAAAGGTCACATGATTGAACCTAGTGCATCATTAGTTCCACATGATGATCCAACTTTGTTGTGGATCAACTCCGGTGTTGCTACTTTGAAGAAGTATTTCGATGGTACAGTTGTGCCAAAGAACCCACGTATCACTAATGCTCAAAAATGTATCAGAACAAATGATATTGAAAATGTTGGTAAAACAGCTCGTCACCAAACATTCTTTGAAATGCTAGGTAACTTTTCAGTTGGTGATTACTTCAAGAAAGAAGTTATCCCTTGGGCTTTTGAGTTCTTAACAAGTCCCGATTGGATTGGCATGGACGTCAATAAGATGTACGTGACAACTTATCCTAAGGATACTGAAACTCAAAAACTTTGGGCTGAAGTAGGAATTCCTCAAGATCACATCTTAAAAGCTGAAGATAATTTCTGGGATATCGGTGAAGGTCCTTGTGGTCCCGATTCAGAAATCTTCTACGATCGTGGTCAAGAATTTAATAATTTATCTGAAGATGATCCTGAAAACTATCCTGGTGGCGAAAACGAACGTTATCTAGAAGTTTGGAATATCGTGTTCTCAGAATTGAATCATTTGCCAAATGGTCAATATGTTGAACAACCACATAAGAACATTGATACGGGGATGGGACTAGAACGTCTAGTTTCCATCATTCAAGGTACTAAGACTAACTTTGAAACTGATTTGTTCATGCCTTTGATCGAAGATGTAGGTCAAATCAGTGGCAAGAAGTATGGCGAAGATGCTGAAAACGATATTTCATTCAAGATTATCGCTGACCACGCTAGAACTGTTTCCTTTGCTATCGGTGATGGAGCTTTGCCTTCAAACGAAGGTCGTGGATATGTTATTAGACGTTTGATCAGACGTGCTGTTTTGAATGGTAAGAAACTTGGTATCAATGGACCATTCCTATACAGATTGACACCAATCGTTGGTAAGATCATGGAGAGTTACTATCCAGAAGTTAGCCAACAACAAGAATTCATTTCTAAGACTATTCAACAAGAAGAAAAGCGCTTTTCAGAAACTCTTGATGCTGGTCTTGCTTTGCTTAACGGTGTTATCGCAGATCTTCGTAAGAACAATGAAACTGTGATCGATGGCGCCAATGCCTTCAAACTTTACGATACTTACGGTTTCCCAATGGAATTAACTCGTGAATATGCTAACGACGAAGGTTTGTCAGTTGATGAAGCTGGTTTCAAGGAAAACATGGAAGCTCAAAAGCAACGTGCTCGTGAAGCTCGTGGAAACTTACAATCAATGGGTATGCAAGATGAAACTTTGATGGAAATCAAGACACCTAGTGAATTCATTGGTTATGATCACAATGAAACACAAAGTACTTTGAAGAACATCATCGTTAGCGATAAAGAAGTGAAGTCCGCTACTGAAGGTCAAGCTCAATTAGTCTTTGATACAACTCCTTTCTATGCTGAAATGGGTGGACAAGTTGCCGATGCTGGTAATATCTATGACCTTAAAGGTAATCAAGTTGCTGAAGTAGTTGACGTTCAACACGCACCAAACGGTCAAAATATTCACTTGGTCAACATCATGTCAGAAATTGACGTTGATACAGAATATCAATTGAAGATCGATACTGACTTCCGTGAAAAGGTTCGTCACAACCACACAGCTACTCACTTGTTGGATCAAGCTTTGCGCGATGTTGTTAGTTCAAGAACTCACCAAGCTGGATCATTAGTTGAACCAGATTACTTACGTTTTGATTTCAATAGCAATGCTGCTTTGACACCAGAACAAATTTCAGAACTTGAAAAGATCGTCAACGAAAAGATCTGGGCAGCTATTCCTGTAAAGACAGAAGTCTTGCCTATTGAAGAAGCTAAAAAGAAGAAGGGTGCCATTGCCTTATTCAGTGAAAAATACGGCGATACTGTACGTGTGGTTGAAATTGATGACTACTCAACAGAATTCTGTGGTGGTACACACGCCCGCAATACTTCAGAACTAGGTTTATTCAAGATCACTTCTGAATCAGCTATTGGTTCAGGTACAAGAAGAATCGAAGCCGTAACTGGTGAAGAAGCCTTTGAATACTTGAATGAACAACTACAAACATTGCAAGAAACAGCTAAGAATATGAAAGTCAACCAACTAAAAGATGCTCCTAGTCGAGCAATTCAAATGGCTGACGAAATCAAAGCTCTAAAACGCGATAACCAAAACTTAAAGACACAACTTACAAATCAAAAATCCGCTGAAGTCTTTGACAACGTGGAAGAAATCAATGGCTACAAAGTTATTTCAAATATTGTTCCTGCCGACATGTCAGCTCTTAGACAATTAGCTGATAAGTGGAAGAACGATAATAGTTCTGACATTTTAGTTCTAGGTGCTAGTGGCGACAACAAAGCTAGTCTAGTCGTAGCTGTTAACAAAGCTGCTCAAGACAAAGGTGTCAAAGCTGGAGATTTAATCAAGAAAATATCTAAGGAAATTCAAGGTGGCGGCGGTGGTCGTCCTGATATGGCGCAAGCTGGTGGTAAGAATCCTGCTGGTTTAACAAATGCGTTACAATTAGCTAAAGATATTATTAAATCTCTATAA
- a CDS encoding DEAD/DEAH box helicase — translation MTKFSQYNFNDAINKSLKEIHFEEPTPVQEAVISLINKKKDIIVQSETGSGKTHAFLLPSMNALTSDQEVQLLIATPSRELAYQIYEDTQAILKNYPEEYNAFIFVGGADRDRQRRKLEAHQPQIAIGTPGRLWDLISDNSLHVENVQRYVIDEADMTLDMGFLDVVDKITDKLPEDREMMVFSATIPQKLEPFLKKYMHGPQRVEIKNNSIIPKNVDNWLMFSHGRDKKEIIYQLMTIGEPYLVLVFANTKKTVDEIYQYLRGKGLKVARIHGGLTPRERKRTMKQVENMEYQFVIATDLAARGIDINGVSHVINAEIPDDLDFFVHRVGRTGRNKMSGIAITLYDPGEENKIDAIEHMGISFEPKDIKNGEIVEAVERDRRFTRKANQEKLDTKLVGYVKKQKTKRKPGYKKKIKKAINEEHRQQRKIKIRQERKKQRDARRNS, via the coding sequence ATGACTAAATTTTCACAATACAACTTTAATGATGCTATCAATAAATCATTAAAAGAGATACATTTTGAAGAACCAACTCCAGTCCAAGAAGCAGTAATTTCATTGATCAACAAGAAGAAGGATATTATCGTTCAATCAGAAACAGGTTCTGGTAAAACGCATGCTTTCTTATTGCCATCAATGAACGCTTTGACTAGTGATCAAGAAGTACAACTTTTGATTGCAACACCTAGTCGTGAGTTGGCTTACCAAATTTATGAAGACACACAAGCAATTTTGAAAAACTATCCTGAAGAATACAATGCCTTTATTTTCGTTGGAGGAGCTGACAGGGATCGTCAAAGAAGAAAACTAGAAGCTCACCAACCACAAATCGCTATCGGAACTCCCGGAAGACTTTGGGATTTGATCAGCGATAATTCCTTGCACGTTGAAAATGTTCAAAGATATGTTATTGATGAAGCCGATATGACTTTAGATATGGGATTCTTGGATGTTGTCGACAAGATTACTGACAAGTTGCCAGAAGACCGCGAAATGATGGTCTTTTCAGCTACAATTCCACAAAAACTAGAACCATTCTTGAAGAAATACATGCACGGACCTCAAAGAGTTGAGATCAAGAACAACAGCATTATTCCTAAGAACGTTGACAACTGGTTGATGTTCTCACACGGTCGCGACAAAAAAGAAATCATTTATCAATTAATGACGATTGGTGAACCATACTTAGTCTTGGTATTCGCTAATACTAAGAAGACCGTTGATGAGATTTATCAATATCTTCGTGGCAAAGGTCTAAAGGTCGCTCGTATTCATGGTGGTTTAACACCCAGAGAACGTAAGCGTACGATGAAACAAGTTGAAAACATGGAATATCAATTCGTAATTGCAACTGACTTAGCTGCTCGTGGAATTGATATCAATGGTGTTTCCCACGTTATCAATGCCGAAATTCCTGACGATTTGGACTTCTTCGTTCACCGTGTTGGTAGAACTGGTCGTAATAAGATGTCAGGTATTGCCATTACTTTGTACGATCCCGGTGAGGAAAACAAGATTGATGCCATTGAACACATGGGTATTTCTTTTGAACCTAAGGACATCAAAAATGGTGAAATCGTTGAAGCCGTTGAACGTGACCGTCGTTTCACACGTAAGGCTAATCAAGAAAAGCTTGATACTAAATTAGTTGGTTACGTTAAGAAACAAAAGACTAAGAGAAAACCTGGCTACAAGAAGAAGATCAAAAAGGCGATCAACGAAGAACATCGTCAACAAAGAAAGATCAAGATCAGACAAGAACGTAAAAAACAAAGAGATGCAAGACGTAATAGCTAG